In a genomic window of Colias croceus chromosome 20, ilColCroc2.1:
- the LOC123700665 gene encoding tubulin monoglutamylase TTLL4-like isoform X1, which translates to MWRCDNASWIDADMDGMRSCSNYEAGFDACDPLESVFEWSGRGPARVLRRRCRSEGIERSPHEDAVRDTCRSADITHRHRVLPNKSHFTINNSHDYRIDRFHYECTLPAAENGDYVMAHDYGRHHGSQQGRSTFHRTSPTRPIVVTTLSNSKIEDSRLPKVEELFEKVDQEMMEVQMAKQPLKSILNNPLPKSPPQGILKKPKNRVYQDNKSVEGRRRQRASSESDNFYCSFHISSPMPGYDSQMSYLTSNMKRAKDNSGTGYSYGSAVAALSSVPTNKSINYNKGVRCSCKDQVIVTPTDDVYKMHVLRTTAINSDTVDDITVVPTPRQDTPTRPAVSPALPVSSVTAIPAKKPSKSKKKAKTKKMRSNSKVDCHIIEGEEDSHSRSPSPDAVTDSWQMDTDITDIEKLEKPPPNGTKNVLDQNSVTKITNKLNGTVMSPKKCLSREKTSQDQLFLTALHTTNPFKALPSRKDSPLNLPETLGNCLRPSLFPRVPPYLKFIAHDDTVPLKVPAAIQKHLKWKLTTITPIVVKKTLMNSGFRLVKSECDTAECPQEETVEWVGIWGKHMKSLMFRAIKDGQKMNHFPGTFQIGRKDRLWRNLQKLSNKFGIDEFGIMPKTYVLPHDLKLLKHDWEKYAANNERWIIKPPASARGTGIKVVSRWAQIPKKRPVVVQRYVSKPYLINGSKFDLRLYVLVTSVHPLRIYLYKDGLARFASVKYNYELTSLNDRYMHLTNYSINRLSKNYTPNEDFAACEGHKWTLQTLFQYLKTDKNVDTDALWASIKDLVIKTIISGEASISSLTKANITSRYNCYELFGIDVLLDEDLKPWLLEVNISPSLHSASPLDIHVKGPLVSTVLNIAQFQVPVKTNIEMLSKDKPHKMAGLPYDSRLYTVYLSKEERDKHIIYTNMEDRDMYLRDILSTLTPDDVRHLIQAEDELTQTGDMERVFPTKDSHKYLGYLAGPRYYNRLFDAWETRYADNRDPGLELLRNLCDIGYHLEVPPVPLKVNTLSAHTAPPLSAMSAPLALSELSNFSTPLALSDLSELAILSAPPAMLELSALTAPPALSNLSEYAAQSAFSVPPALSDLSEPTNLSDLSEPTSLSDMSALSAVVALSALSGLRRCVHALLAFVSLLRALVWLS; encoded by the exons ATGTGGAGATGTGATAATGCGTCGTGGATAGATGCGGATATGGATGGCATGCGATCGTGCTCAAATTACGAGGCCGGTTTTGACGCGTGTGATCCGTTGGAGTCAGTGTTTGAGTGGTCAGGGCGAGGCCCAGCGAGGGTGTTGAGGCGGCGGTGCCGCAGTGAGGGCATCGAAAGATCCCCTCACGAGGATGCAGTGCGCGATACGTGTCGATCTGCCGATATCACCCATCGCCACCGCGTTCTACCAAACAAGAGTCACTTTACGATAAACAACAGTCACGATTATCGAATCGATAGATTCCATTACGAATGCACATTGCCTGCGGCTGAAAACGGAGACTACGTAATGGCTCACGATTACGGTCGTCATCATGG GTCTCAACAAGGAAGGTCAACATTTCATAGAACAAGCCCTACAAGACCTATAGTTGTAACAACACTGTCCAACTCAAAAATTGAAGATAGCCGTTTACCCAAAGTTGAAGAGTTGTTTGAAAAAGTAGACCAGGAAATGATGGAAGTTCAAATGGCAAAGCAACCTTTGAAGTCAATACTTAACAATCCTTTACCAAAATCTCCTCCACAGGGTATATTGAAGAAGCCAAAAAACAGAGTATATCAAGACAATAAGTCAGTAGAGGGCCGAAGGCGACAGCGAGCTTCTAGTGAAtctgataatttttattgtagttttCATATAAGTTCACCCATGCCTGGATATGATAG ccaAATGTCATATTTGACCAGCAACATGAAGCGTGCGAAAGACAATTCAGGCACAGGATACTCTTATGGATCTGCAGTTGCTGCTCTTAGTTCAGTTCCAACCAATAAAagcataaattataacaaaggTGTGAGGTGTTCATGCAAGGACCAAGTTATAGTGACGCCAACGGACGATGTGTACAAAATGCATGTGTTAAGGACTACAGCAATAAACAGTGATACAGTGGATGATATAACTGTTGTTCCTACG CCCCGCCAGGACACGCCCACGCGGCCCGCGGTGAGCCCCGCTCTGCCCGTGAGTTCCGTCACCGCGATACCGGCGAAAAAGCCCTCCAAAAGTAAAAAGAAGGCGAAAACGAAAAAGATGCGCTCCAATAGTAAAGTCGACTGCCATATCATTGAGGGGGAGGAAGA CTCACACAGCCGGTCCCCATCACCAGACGCAGTCACGGACTCATGGCAAATGGACACAGACATTACAGACATAGAGAAACTAGAGAAGCCCCCGCCCAACGGCACGAAGAATGTTCTAGATCAGAACTCGGTCACGAAGATCACAAATAAACTCAATGGGACTGTTATGTCGCCGAAGAAATGTTTGTCCAGAG AAAAGACGAGCCAAGATCAATTGTTTCTAACAGCATTGCACACAACTAATCCTTTCAAAGCACTGCCGTCACGCAAAg ATTCACCACTCAACCTCCCAGAAACTCTAGGCAATTGTCTTCGCCCATCCCTGTTTCCACGAGTACCGCCATATTTAAAGTTCATAGCCCACGACGATACGGTACCGTTGAAAGTTCCCGCGgctatacaaaaacatttaaaatggaAGCTCACTACAATCACACCGATAGTTGTTAAGAAGACGTTGATGAATTCTGGCTTCCGATTGGTCAAGAGCGAGTGTGATACGGCTGAATGTCCGCAGGAAG AAACAGTAGAATGGGTCGGTATTTGGGGTAAGCACATGAAATCGTTAATGTTTAGAGCAATTAAAGACGGTCAGAAAATGAACCACTTCCCCGGCACCTTCCAAATAGGCAGAAAAGATAGATTGTGGAGGAATTTACagaaattatcaaataaatttggCATTGATGAATTCGGTATAATGCCCAAAACGTATGTGCTGCCTCACGATTTGAAGCTATTGAAACACGACTGGGAGAAATACGCGGCAAATAACGAAAGGTGGATTATTAAACCG CCTGCGTCAGCCAGAGGCACAGGTATAAAGGTAGTGTCACGCTGGGCGCAAATACCCAAGAAACGACCCGTTGTAGTCCAGCGCTATGTGTCCAAGCCTTACCTGATCAATGGTAGCAAGTTCGATTTGCGGTTGTACGTGCTAGTCACGTCTGTACATCCGCTTagaatatatttgtataaggACGGCCTCGCGAGGTTTGCTTCAG TAAAGTACAATTACGAATTAACATCACTCAACGATAGATACATGCATTTAACAAATTACTCAATAAATAGATTGTCCAAAAACTACACGCCCAATGAGGACTTTGCGGCTTGCGAAGGACATAAATG GACGCTCCAAACGTTGTTCCAATACCTAAAGACTGATAAGAACGTAGACACGGACGCGCTATGGGCATCCATAAAGGATCTagtaataaaaactattatatcgGGCGAGGCCAGTATTAGTTCTCTAACGAAGGCCAATATAACATCTAGGTATAATTGTTATGAATTGTTCGGTATTGATGTGCTGCTCGATGAGGATTTGAAACCTTGGTTGTTGGAG GTAAACATCTCACCCAGTTTGCACAGTGCATCTCCACTGGACATTCACGTGAAAGGCCCCTTAGTTTCCACAGTACTCAACATAGCACAGTTTCAAGTGCCCGTTAAAACTAATATAGAAATGCTGTCCAAGGATAAACCTCATAAAATG gcCGGTTTACCATACGACAGCAGATTGTACACGGTATATTTATCAAAGGAAGAAAgagataaacatattatttatacaaatatggAAGATCGTGATATG TACCTCCGAGACATTCTATCAACCCTCACACCGGACGACGTGCGTCACCTCATACAAGCGGAAGACGAGTTAACACAAACGGGCGATATGGAAAGAGTGTTCCCTACAAAGGATTCACATAAATACTTGGGCTATTTGGCCGGCCCTAGGTATTATAACCGGCTCTTTGACGCCTGGGAGACGAGATATGCTGATAATCGAGATCCTG GGCTGGAGCTGCTCCGCAACCTGTGCGACATCGGCTACCACCTGGAGGTGCCGCCCGTGCCACTGAAGGTAAACACTCTGTCAGCACACACCGCCCCGCCACTCTCTGCAATGTCAGCACCGCTCGCACTGTCAGAACTGTCAAACTTTTCGACACCGCTCGCACTGTCAGATCTGTCAGAACTTGCAATATTGTCAGCACCACCCGCCATGTTAGAATTGTCAGCGCTGACAGCACCGCCTGCACTGTCAAATCTGTCAGAGTACGCAGCACAGTCAGCATTTTCAGTACCGCCCGCGCTGTCAGATCTCTCAGAACCGACTAACCTGTCAGATTTGTCAGAACCGACTAGCCTGTCAGACATGTCAGCGCTGTCGGCGGTGGTCGCTCTGTCAGCGCTGTCGGGGCTGAGGCGATGCGTGCACGCGTTACTCGCTTTTGTGTCCCTGTTGAGAGCGCTCGTGTGGTTGTCTTGA
- the LOC123700665 gene encoding tubulin monoglutamylase TTLL4-like isoform X2 → MWRCDNASWIDADMDGMRSCSNYEAGFDACDPLESVFEWSGRGPARVLRRRCRSEGIERSPHEDAVRDTCRSADITHRHRVLPNKSHFTINNSHDYRIDRFHYECTLPAAENGDYVMAHDYGRHHGSQQGRSTFHRTSPTRPIVVTTLSNSKIEDSRLPKVEELFEKVDQEMMEVQMAKQPLKSILNNPLPKSPPQGILKKPKNRVYQDNKSVEGRRRQRASSESDNFYCSFHISSPMPGYDSQMSYLTSNMKRAKDNSGTGYSYGSAVAALSSVPTNKSINYNKGVRCSCKDQVIVTPTDDVYKMHVLRTTAINSDTVDDITVVPTPRQDTPTRPAVSPALPVSSVTAIPAKKPSKSKKKAKTKKMRSNSKVDCHIIEGEEDSHSRSPSPDAVTDSWQMDTDITDIEKLEKPPPNGTKNVLDQNSVTKITNKLNGTVMSPKKCLSRDSPLNLPETLGNCLRPSLFPRVPPYLKFIAHDDTVPLKVPAAIQKHLKWKLTTITPIVVKKTLMNSGFRLVKSECDTAECPQEETVEWVGIWGKHMKSLMFRAIKDGQKMNHFPGTFQIGRKDRLWRNLQKLSNKFGIDEFGIMPKTYVLPHDLKLLKHDWEKYAANNERWIIKPPASARGTGIKVVSRWAQIPKKRPVVVQRYVSKPYLINGSKFDLRLYVLVTSVHPLRIYLYKDGLARFASVKYNYELTSLNDRYMHLTNYSINRLSKNYTPNEDFAACEGHKWTLQTLFQYLKTDKNVDTDALWASIKDLVIKTIISGEASISSLTKANITSRYNCYELFGIDVLLDEDLKPWLLEVNISPSLHSASPLDIHVKGPLVSTVLNIAQFQVPVKTNIEMLSKDKPHKMAGLPYDSRLYTVYLSKEERDKHIIYTNMEDRDMYLRDILSTLTPDDVRHLIQAEDELTQTGDMERVFPTKDSHKYLGYLAGPRYYNRLFDAWETRYADNRDPGLELLRNLCDIGYHLEVPPVPLKVNTLSAHTAPPLSAMSAPLALSELSNFSTPLALSDLSELAILSAPPAMLELSALTAPPALSNLSEYAAQSAFSVPPALSDLSEPTNLSDLSEPTSLSDMSALSAVVALSALSGLRRCVHALLAFVSLLRALVWLS, encoded by the exons ATGTGGAGATGTGATAATGCGTCGTGGATAGATGCGGATATGGATGGCATGCGATCGTGCTCAAATTACGAGGCCGGTTTTGACGCGTGTGATCCGTTGGAGTCAGTGTTTGAGTGGTCAGGGCGAGGCCCAGCGAGGGTGTTGAGGCGGCGGTGCCGCAGTGAGGGCATCGAAAGATCCCCTCACGAGGATGCAGTGCGCGATACGTGTCGATCTGCCGATATCACCCATCGCCACCGCGTTCTACCAAACAAGAGTCACTTTACGATAAACAACAGTCACGATTATCGAATCGATAGATTCCATTACGAATGCACATTGCCTGCGGCTGAAAACGGAGACTACGTAATGGCTCACGATTACGGTCGTCATCATGG GTCTCAACAAGGAAGGTCAACATTTCATAGAACAAGCCCTACAAGACCTATAGTTGTAACAACACTGTCCAACTCAAAAATTGAAGATAGCCGTTTACCCAAAGTTGAAGAGTTGTTTGAAAAAGTAGACCAGGAAATGATGGAAGTTCAAATGGCAAAGCAACCTTTGAAGTCAATACTTAACAATCCTTTACCAAAATCTCCTCCACAGGGTATATTGAAGAAGCCAAAAAACAGAGTATATCAAGACAATAAGTCAGTAGAGGGCCGAAGGCGACAGCGAGCTTCTAGTGAAtctgataatttttattgtagttttCATATAAGTTCACCCATGCCTGGATATGATAG ccaAATGTCATATTTGACCAGCAACATGAAGCGTGCGAAAGACAATTCAGGCACAGGATACTCTTATGGATCTGCAGTTGCTGCTCTTAGTTCAGTTCCAACCAATAAAagcataaattataacaaaggTGTGAGGTGTTCATGCAAGGACCAAGTTATAGTGACGCCAACGGACGATGTGTACAAAATGCATGTGTTAAGGACTACAGCAATAAACAGTGATACAGTGGATGATATAACTGTTGTTCCTACG CCCCGCCAGGACACGCCCACGCGGCCCGCGGTGAGCCCCGCTCTGCCCGTGAGTTCCGTCACCGCGATACCGGCGAAAAAGCCCTCCAAAAGTAAAAAGAAGGCGAAAACGAAAAAGATGCGCTCCAATAGTAAAGTCGACTGCCATATCATTGAGGGGGAGGAAGA CTCACACAGCCGGTCCCCATCACCAGACGCAGTCACGGACTCATGGCAAATGGACACAGACATTACAGACATAGAGAAACTAGAGAAGCCCCCGCCCAACGGCACGAAGAATGTTCTAGATCAGAACTCGGTCACGAAGATCACAAATAAACTCAATGGGACTGTTATGTCGCCGAAGAAATGTTTGTCCAGAG ATTCACCACTCAACCTCCCAGAAACTCTAGGCAATTGTCTTCGCCCATCCCTGTTTCCACGAGTACCGCCATATTTAAAGTTCATAGCCCACGACGATACGGTACCGTTGAAAGTTCCCGCGgctatacaaaaacatttaaaatggaAGCTCACTACAATCACACCGATAGTTGTTAAGAAGACGTTGATGAATTCTGGCTTCCGATTGGTCAAGAGCGAGTGTGATACGGCTGAATGTCCGCAGGAAG AAACAGTAGAATGGGTCGGTATTTGGGGTAAGCACATGAAATCGTTAATGTTTAGAGCAATTAAAGACGGTCAGAAAATGAACCACTTCCCCGGCACCTTCCAAATAGGCAGAAAAGATAGATTGTGGAGGAATTTACagaaattatcaaataaatttggCATTGATGAATTCGGTATAATGCCCAAAACGTATGTGCTGCCTCACGATTTGAAGCTATTGAAACACGACTGGGAGAAATACGCGGCAAATAACGAAAGGTGGATTATTAAACCG CCTGCGTCAGCCAGAGGCACAGGTATAAAGGTAGTGTCACGCTGGGCGCAAATACCCAAGAAACGACCCGTTGTAGTCCAGCGCTATGTGTCCAAGCCTTACCTGATCAATGGTAGCAAGTTCGATTTGCGGTTGTACGTGCTAGTCACGTCTGTACATCCGCTTagaatatatttgtataaggACGGCCTCGCGAGGTTTGCTTCAG TAAAGTACAATTACGAATTAACATCACTCAACGATAGATACATGCATTTAACAAATTACTCAATAAATAGATTGTCCAAAAACTACACGCCCAATGAGGACTTTGCGGCTTGCGAAGGACATAAATG GACGCTCCAAACGTTGTTCCAATACCTAAAGACTGATAAGAACGTAGACACGGACGCGCTATGGGCATCCATAAAGGATCTagtaataaaaactattatatcgGGCGAGGCCAGTATTAGTTCTCTAACGAAGGCCAATATAACATCTAGGTATAATTGTTATGAATTGTTCGGTATTGATGTGCTGCTCGATGAGGATTTGAAACCTTGGTTGTTGGAG GTAAACATCTCACCCAGTTTGCACAGTGCATCTCCACTGGACATTCACGTGAAAGGCCCCTTAGTTTCCACAGTACTCAACATAGCACAGTTTCAAGTGCCCGTTAAAACTAATATAGAAATGCTGTCCAAGGATAAACCTCATAAAATG gcCGGTTTACCATACGACAGCAGATTGTACACGGTATATTTATCAAAGGAAGAAAgagataaacatattatttatacaaatatggAAGATCGTGATATG TACCTCCGAGACATTCTATCAACCCTCACACCGGACGACGTGCGTCACCTCATACAAGCGGAAGACGAGTTAACACAAACGGGCGATATGGAAAGAGTGTTCCCTACAAAGGATTCACATAAATACTTGGGCTATTTGGCCGGCCCTAGGTATTATAACCGGCTCTTTGACGCCTGGGAGACGAGATATGCTGATAATCGAGATCCTG GGCTGGAGCTGCTCCGCAACCTGTGCGACATCGGCTACCACCTGGAGGTGCCGCCCGTGCCACTGAAGGTAAACACTCTGTCAGCACACACCGCCCCGCCACTCTCTGCAATGTCAGCACCGCTCGCACTGTCAGAACTGTCAAACTTTTCGACACCGCTCGCACTGTCAGATCTGTCAGAACTTGCAATATTGTCAGCACCACCCGCCATGTTAGAATTGTCAGCGCTGACAGCACCGCCTGCACTGTCAAATCTGTCAGAGTACGCAGCACAGTCAGCATTTTCAGTACCGCCCGCGCTGTCAGATCTCTCAGAACCGACTAACCTGTCAGATTTGTCAGAACCGACTAGCCTGTCAGACATGTCAGCGCTGTCGGCGGTGGTCGCTCTGTCAGCGCTGTCGGGGCTGAGGCGATGCGTGCACGCGTTACTCGCTTTTGTGTCCCTGTTGAGAGCGCTCGTGTGGTTGTCTTGA
- the LOC123700665 gene encoding tubulin monoglutamylase TTLL4-like isoform X4, whose amino-acid sequence MWRCDNASWIDADMDGMRSCSNYEAGFDACDPLESVFEWSGRGPARVLRRRCRSEGIERSPHEDAVRDTCRSADITHRHRVLPNKSHFTINNSHDYRIDRFHYECTLPAAENGDYVMAHDYGRHHGSQQGRSTFHRTSPTRPIVVTTLSNSKIEDSRLPKVEELFEKVDQEMMEVQMAKQPLKSILNNPLPKSPPQGILKKPKNRVYQDNKSVEGRRRQRASSESDNFYCSFHISSPMPGYDSQMSYLTSNMKRAKDNSGTGYSYGSAVAALSSVPTNKSINYNKGVRCSCKDQVIVTPTDDVYKMHVLRTTAINSDTVDDITVVPTPRQDTPTRPAVSPALPVSSVTAIPAKKPSKSKKKAKTKKMRSNSKVDCHIIEGEEDSHSRSPSPDAVTDSWQMDTDITDIEKLEKPPPNGTKNVLDQNSVTKITNKLNGTVMSPKKCLSREKTSQDQLFLTALHTTNPFKALPSRKDSPLNLPETLGNCLRPSLFPRVPPYLKFIAHDDTVPLKVPAAIQKHLKWKLTTITPIVVKKTLMNSGFRLVKSECDTAECPQEETVEWVGIWGKHMKSLMFRAIKDGQKMNHFPGTFQIGRKDRLWRNLQKLSNKFGIDEFGIMPKTYVLPHDLKLLKHDWEKYAANNERWIIKPPASARGTGIKVVSRWAQIPKKRPVVVQRYVSKPYLINGSKFDLRLYVLVTSVHPLRIYLYKDGLARFASVKYNYELTSLNDRYMHLTNYSINRLSKNYTPNEDFAACEGHKWTLQTLFQYLKTDKNVDTDALWASIKDLVIKTIISGEASISSLTKANITSRYNCYELFGIDVLLDEDLKPWLLEVNISPSLHSASPLDIHVKGPLVSTVLNIAQFQVPVKTNIEMLSKDKPHKMAGLPYDSRLYTVYLSKEERDKHIIYTNMEDRDMYLRDILSTLTPDDVRHLIQAEDELTQTGDMERVFPTKDSHKYLGYLAGPRYYNRLFDAWETRYADNRDPGLELLRNLCDIGYHLEVPPVPLKGKVTSAIRRTYLGCKRVAHSKCVERNATTVWPRPTERHFCYLYSETSGAIVKYRRFKLRHRLRYTLEKSNLR is encoded by the exons ATGTGGAGATGTGATAATGCGTCGTGGATAGATGCGGATATGGATGGCATGCGATCGTGCTCAAATTACGAGGCCGGTTTTGACGCGTGTGATCCGTTGGAGTCAGTGTTTGAGTGGTCAGGGCGAGGCCCAGCGAGGGTGTTGAGGCGGCGGTGCCGCAGTGAGGGCATCGAAAGATCCCCTCACGAGGATGCAGTGCGCGATACGTGTCGATCTGCCGATATCACCCATCGCCACCGCGTTCTACCAAACAAGAGTCACTTTACGATAAACAACAGTCACGATTATCGAATCGATAGATTCCATTACGAATGCACATTGCCTGCGGCTGAAAACGGAGACTACGTAATGGCTCACGATTACGGTCGTCATCATGG GTCTCAACAAGGAAGGTCAACATTTCATAGAACAAGCCCTACAAGACCTATAGTTGTAACAACACTGTCCAACTCAAAAATTGAAGATAGCCGTTTACCCAAAGTTGAAGAGTTGTTTGAAAAAGTAGACCAGGAAATGATGGAAGTTCAAATGGCAAAGCAACCTTTGAAGTCAATACTTAACAATCCTTTACCAAAATCTCCTCCACAGGGTATATTGAAGAAGCCAAAAAACAGAGTATATCAAGACAATAAGTCAGTAGAGGGCCGAAGGCGACAGCGAGCTTCTAGTGAAtctgataatttttattgtagttttCATATAAGTTCACCCATGCCTGGATATGATAG ccaAATGTCATATTTGACCAGCAACATGAAGCGTGCGAAAGACAATTCAGGCACAGGATACTCTTATGGATCTGCAGTTGCTGCTCTTAGTTCAGTTCCAACCAATAAAagcataaattataacaaaggTGTGAGGTGTTCATGCAAGGACCAAGTTATAGTGACGCCAACGGACGATGTGTACAAAATGCATGTGTTAAGGACTACAGCAATAAACAGTGATACAGTGGATGATATAACTGTTGTTCCTACG CCCCGCCAGGACACGCCCACGCGGCCCGCGGTGAGCCCCGCTCTGCCCGTGAGTTCCGTCACCGCGATACCGGCGAAAAAGCCCTCCAAAAGTAAAAAGAAGGCGAAAACGAAAAAGATGCGCTCCAATAGTAAAGTCGACTGCCATATCATTGAGGGGGAGGAAGA CTCACACAGCCGGTCCCCATCACCAGACGCAGTCACGGACTCATGGCAAATGGACACAGACATTACAGACATAGAGAAACTAGAGAAGCCCCCGCCCAACGGCACGAAGAATGTTCTAGATCAGAACTCGGTCACGAAGATCACAAATAAACTCAATGGGACTGTTATGTCGCCGAAGAAATGTTTGTCCAGAG AAAAGACGAGCCAAGATCAATTGTTTCTAACAGCATTGCACACAACTAATCCTTTCAAAGCACTGCCGTCACGCAAAg ATTCACCACTCAACCTCCCAGAAACTCTAGGCAATTGTCTTCGCCCATCCCTGTTTCCACGAGTACCGCCATATTTAAAGTTCATAGCCCACGACGATACGGTACCGTTGAAAGTTCCCGCGgctatacaaaaacatttaaaatggaAGCTCACTACAATCACACCGATAGTTGTTAAGAAGACGTTGATGAATTCTGGCTTCCGATTGGTCAAGAGCGAGTGTGATACGGCTGAATGTCCGCAGGAAG AAACAGTAGAATGGGTCGGTATTTGGGGTAAGCACATGAAATCGTTAATGTTTAGAGCAATTAAAGACGGTCAGAAAATGAACCACTTCCCCGGCACCTTCCAAATAGGCAGAAAAGATAGATTGTGGAGGAATTTACagaaattatcaaataaatttggCATTGATGAATTCGGTATAATGCCCAAAACGTATGTGCTGCCTCACGATTTGAAGCTATTGAAACACGACTGGGAGAAATACGCGGCAAATAACGAAAGGTGGATTATTAAACCG CCTGCGTCAGCCAGAGGCACAGGTATAAAGGTAGTGTCACGCTGGGCGCAAATACCCAAGAAACGACCCGTTGTAGTCCAGCGCTATGTGTCCAAGCCTTACCTGATCAATGGTAGCAAGTTCGATTTGCGGTTGTACGTGCTAGTCACGTCTGTACATCCGCTTagaatatatttgtataaggACGGCCTCGCGAGGTTTGCTTCAG TAAAGTACAATTACGAATTAACATCACTCAACGATAGATACATGCATTTAACAAATTACTCAATAAATAGATTGTCCAAAAACTACACGCCCAATGAGGACTTTGCGGCTTGCGAAGGACATAAATG GACGCTCCAAACGTTGTTCCAATACCTAAAGACTGATAAGAACGTAGACACGGACGCGCTATGGGCATCCATAAAGGATCTagtaataaaaactattatatcgGGCGAGGCCAGTATTAGTTCTCTAACGAAGGCCAATATAACATCTAGGTATAATTGTTATGAATTGTTCGGTATTGATGTGCTGCTCGATGAGGATTTGAAACCTTGGTTGTTGGAG GTAAACATCTCACCCAGTTTGCACAGTGCATCTCCACTGGACATTCACGTGAAAGGCCCCTTAGTTTCCACAGTACTCAACATAGCACAGTTTCAAGTGCCCGTTAAAACTAATATAGAAATGCTGTCCAAGGATAAACCTCATAAAATG gcCGGTTTACCATACGACAGCAGATTGTACACGGTATATTTATCAAAGGAAGAAAgagataaacatattatttatacaaatatggAAGATCGTGATATG TACCTCCGAGACATTCTATCAACCCTCACACCGGACGACGTGCGTCACCTCATACAAGCGGAAGACGAGTTAACACAAACGGGCGATATGGAAAGAGTGTTCCCTACAAAGGATTCACATAAATACTTGGGCTATTTGGCCGGCCCTAGGTATTATAACCGGCTCTTTGACGCCTGGGAGACGAGATATGCTGATAATCGAGATCCTG GGCTGGAGCTGCTCCGCAACCTGTGCGACATCGGCTACCACCTGGAGGTGCCGCCCGTGCCACTGAAG GGCAAAGTGACAAGCGCGATTAGGAGAACGTACTTGGGTTGTAAGCGCGTCGCTCACAGTAAGTGCGTAGAACGGAACGCAACCACAGTGTGGCCGAGACCAACTGAGCGACACTTTTGTTATCTGTATTCCGAAACTAGTGGTGCCATAGTCAAATATAGACGTTTCAAACTTAGACATAGACTCCGTTATACGCTAGAAAAAAGTAATCTACGCTAG